The following are from one region of the Arachis duranensis cultivar V14167 chromosome 10, aradu.V14167.gnm2.J7QH, whole genome shotgun sequence genome:
- the LOC107468145 gene encoding KH domain-containing protein At4g18375, producing MGETGKRYRNQRDHDGNGKNQKRRLNDKVERGNDELIIYRILCPDGVIGNVIGKNGKVINTIRQESRAKVKVVDPFPGAKDRVITIYCYVKQKEEFEVDDELNNMQPLCAAQDALLKVHSVISNAMEAVGDSEKKQKDKEECQILVPSSQSANIIGKAGATIKKLRVKTRTNIKVIAKDRANPAHSCAMDFDNFVLITGESEAVKRALFAVSSIMYKFSPKEDIPLDTTVPEVPPSLIIPSDIPIYPPGRLYPTSDPIIPPRPVPQILGATNVHDLQGYADSGNAWSLYSSTLPAVSDPGGSQSEELIVRMLCPSDKIGCVIGKGGSIIKNIRQASGARIEVDDSKARYDECLITITAIESSSDLKSMAVEAVLLLQGTINDEDDTPVSIRLLVPSKVIGCIIGKSGSIINEIRKRTRADIRISKSNKPKIADVNDELVEVVGGVDCVRDALIQIVLRLRDDVLKERDTGRNPPPIGSESFYSGGSVLPVRSVIPPVPDVPAPLAYDQRTESGTGLNMLSSSSLHGFGSYSMGENGYGSMSSYGYKLYGGLPPSSTMEMLVPANAVSKVLGRGGANIANIRKISGATVEISETKSSRGDRIALISGTPEQKHAAENLIQAFIMAT from the exons ATGGGGGAGACTGGGAAACGATATCGCAATCAAAGGGACCATGATGGAAACGGGAAGAATCAAAAGCGGCGTCTGAATGACAAAGTTGAAAGGGGAAATGATGAATTGATTATCTATAGAATACTGTGTCCAGATGGAGTTATTGGGAATGTCATTGGTAAGAATGGAAAAGTCATCAATACAATAAGGCAAGAGTCTAGGGCAAAAGTCAAGGTGGTGGATCCATTTCCAGGTGCCAAGGACCGGGTTATAACAATTTACTGCTATGTTAAGCAGAAGGAAGAATTTGAGGTTGATGATGAGCTCAATAATATGCAGCCTTTATGTGCTGCCCAAGATGCTCTTCTCAAGGTTCATTCTGTCATTTCAAATGCCATGGAAGCCGTCGGAGATTCTGAAAAGAAACAGAAGGATAAGGAAGAATGCCAAATCCTTGTTCCATCAAGCCAGTCTGCAAATATCATTGGTAAGGCTGGGGCTACCATTAAAAAATTGAGGGTAAAGACAAGGACAAATATCAAGGTTATTGCAAAGGATAGGGCCAATCCGGCACACTCATGTGCTATGGACTTTGACAATTTTGTGTTG ATTACTGGTGAATCAGAAGCTGTTAAAAGAGCATTGTTTGCAGTTTCTTCTATTATGTACAAGTTCTCTCCAAAGGAGGACATCCCTCTTGACACGACAGTACCAGAAGTCCCTCCTAGCCTTATTATTCCTTCAGACATTCCAATTTATCCACCTGGCAGACTATACCCAACTTCAGATCCTATTATCCCACCTAGACCTGTTCCTCAAATCCTAGGTGCAACAAATGTACATGATCTGCAAGGTTATGCTGATTCAGGAAATGCATGGTCTCTGTACTCATCTACACTTCCAGCCGTTTCTGATCCTGGTGGTTCACAATCTGAGGAATTGATTGTTAGAATGTTATGCCCCTCTGACAAGATTGGATGTGTCATCGGGAAGGGAGGgagtataattaaaaatataaggcAGGCTAGTGGTGCTCGTATCGAGGTTGATGATTCCAAGGCTCGTTACGATGAGTGTTTAATCACTATAACTGCAATAGAG TCATCAAGTGATCTGAAATCCATGGCAGTGGAAGCTGTTTTGCTTCTGCAAGGGACAATAAATGATGAAGATGACACCCCAGTTTCAATCCGGCTCCTAGTTCCATCCAAAGTTATAGGATGTATTATTGGGAAAAGTGGCTCAATCATAAACGAAATTCGGAAGCGGACTAGAGCAGATATTCGAATCTCGAAAAGCAATAAGCCTAAAATTGCTGATGTGAATGACGAACTTGTTGag GTGGTTGGTGGAGTTGATTGTGTGAGAGATGCACTAATCCAGATTGTACTAAGACTGCGGGATGATGTATTGAAAGAAAGGGACACTGGCCGTAATCCTCCCCCTATAGGTTCTGAATCGTTTTATTCAGGTGGTTCTGTTCTTCCAGTGAGATCTGTCATCCCTCCAGTTCCTGATGTCCCTGCTCCATTGGCTTATGATCAGAGGACTGAAAGTGGAACTGGGCTAAACATGCTTTCTTCCAGCAGCCTGCATGGTTTTGGATCTTATTCG ATGGGAGAAAATGGCTATGGATCTATGTCTTCGTATGGCTACAAGCTATATGGAGG TTTGCCTCCTTCATCAACTATGGAGATGTTGGTCCCAGCTAATGCTGTAAGCAAAGTGTTAGGTAGAGGAGGGGCAAATATAGCTAATATTAGGAAG ATTTCTGGAGCAACAGTAGAGATTTCTGAAACCAAATCTTCCCGAGGTGATCGTATAGCTCTTATATCGGGTACACCGGAACAAAAACATGCAGCTGAAAACTTGATCCAGGCATTTATAATGGCCACATAA
- the LOC107468084 gene encoding uncharacterized protein LOC107468084 has product MEEEAVGEGSDAVGRARKLLFRRMLVGIKDGRFFLGGFYCIDKQGNIILQDAVEYRTTRRSSPSPLEQRCLGLILIPPSCRATCHVDCSIDEQLSLLSLT; this is encoded by the coding sequence ATGGAAGAAGAAGCAGTTGGAGAAGGGTCGGATGCGGTTGGGCGGGCGAGGAAGCTGCTGTTTCGGCGAATGCTGGTGGGGATCAAGGATGGAAGATTCTTCTTGGGCGGATTCTACTGCATCGACAAGCAAGGCAACATCATTCTCCAGGATGCCGTCGAGTATCGTACCACTCGCCGATCCTCTCCCTCTCCCCTCGAACAGAGGTGCCTTGGCCTCATTCTCATTCCTCCTTCCTGTCGCGCCACGTGTCATGTTGATTGCTCTATCGACGAACAGTTGTCCCTTCTATCTCTTACTTAG
- the LOC107468192 gene encoding protease Do-like 5, chloroplastic isoform X3, with amino-acid sequence MLDEDEDADAKVQGTGSGFIWDQFGHVVTNYHVVAKLATDTSGLQRCKVFLVDAKGNSFYSEGKIIGFDPAYDLAVLKIDVDGHEIRPVVLGQSNKLHVGQSCFAIGNPYGYENTLTTGVVSGLGREIPSPNGGAIKGAIQTDADINAGNSGGPLIDSYGHVIGVNTATFTRKGSGMSSGVNFAIPIDTVLRTVPYLIVYGTPYSNRF; translated from the exons ATGCTGGATGAGGATGAGGATGCAGATGCAAAAGTCCAAGGCACTGGTTCTGGCTTCATTTGGGATCAATTTGGTCACGTA GTTACTAATTACCATGTTGTTGCCAAACTTGCTACTGATACAAGTGGTTTACAACGTTGTAAG GTTTTCTTAGTTGATGCCAAAGGGAATAGCTTCTATAGTGAAGGCAAGATAATTGGGTTTGATCCAGCCTATGATCTTGCTGTTCTCAAG ATTGATGTTGATGGGCACGAAATCAGGCCTGTGGTTCTTGGTCAATCTAACAAGTTACATGTAGGTCAAAGTTGTTTCGCAATTGGGAATCCTTATGGATATGAAAATACTCTCACAACAGGG GTGGTGAGTGGTTTAGGGCGTGAGATACCTTCACCAAATGGAGGGGCCATTAAAGGAGCTATTCAAACTGATGCAGATATTAATGCAG GAAACTCAGGGGGACCATTGATTGACTCATACGGCCATGTTATTGGCGTAAACACAGCAACCTTCACCAGAAAAG GGAGCGGAATGTCATCAGGTGTTAACTTTGCGATTCCCATCGACACTGTTCTCAGGACTGTACCATATCTTATTGTTTATGGAACACCTTACAGTAATAGGTTTTGA
- the LOC107468192 gene encoding protease Do-like 5, chloroplastic isoform X2 → MSFSNKNTFLCTFLRLSQETSPSVVFIKDIELRMLDEDEDADAKVQGTGSGFIWDQFGHVVTNYHVVAKLATDTSGLQRCKVFLVDAKGNSFYSEGKIIGFDPAYDLAVLKIDVDGHEIRPVVLGQSNKLHVGQSCFAIGNPYGYENTLTTGVVSGLGREIPSPNGGAIKGAIQTDADINAGNSGGPLIDSYGHVIGVNTATFTRKGSGMSSGVNFAIPIDTVLRTVPYLIVYGTPYSNRF, encoded by the exons ATGAGTTTCAGCAACAAGAACACCTTCTTGTGCACCTTTTTGAG ATTATCACAGGAAACATCACCATCTGTTGTTTTCATTAAAGACATTGAATTGAGGATGCTGGATGAGGATGAGGATGCAGATGCAAAAGTCCAAGGCACTGGTTCTGGCTTCATTTGGGATCAATTTGGTCACGTA GTTACTAATTACCATGTTGTTGCCAAACTTGCTACTGATACAAGTGGTTTACAACGTTGTAAG GTTTTCTTAGTTGATGCCAAAGGGAATAGCTTCTATAGTGAAGGCAAGATAATTGGGTTTGATCCAGCCTATGATCTTGCTGTTCTCAAG ATTGATGTTGATGGGCACGAAATCAGGCCTGTGGTTCTTGGTCAATCTAACAAGTTACATGTAGGTCAAAGTTGTTTCGCAATTGGGAATCCTTATGGATATGAAAATACTCTCACAACAGGG GTGGTGAGTGGTTTAGGGCGTGAGATACCTTCACCAAATGGAGGGGCCATTAAAGGAGCTATTCAAACTGATGCAGATATTAATGCAG GAAACTCAGGGGGACCATTGATTGACTCATACGGCCATGTTATTGGCGTAAACACAGCAACCTTCACCAGAAAAG GGAGCGGAATGTCATCAGGTGTTAACTTTGCGATTCCCATCGACACTGTTCTCAGGACTGTACCATATCTTATTGTTTATGGAACACCTTACAGTAATAGGTTTTGA
- the LOC107468192 gene encoding protease Do-like 5, chloroplastic isoform X1, which yields MAVFCIQSNLSGLANPIPSRRISRRGTLAFVSSIVVSSWLGLANLNSTPPALAHNLLQDEFQQQEHLLVHLFEETSPSVVFIKDIELRMLDEDEDADAKVQGTGSGFIWDQFGHVVTNYHVVAKLATDTSGLQRCKVFLVDAKGNSFYSEGKIIGFDPAYDLAVLKIDVDGHEIRPVVLGQSNKLHVGQSCFAIGNPYGYENTLTTGVVSGLGREIPSPNGGAIKGAIQTDADINAGNSGGPLIDSYGHVIGVNTATFTRKGSGMSSGVNFAIPIDTVLRTVPYLIVYGTPYSNRF from the exons ATGGCAGTGTTTTGTATCCAAAGCAACTTGTCTGGGTTGGCAAACCCAATTCCCTCAAGAAGAATTAGTAGGCGAGGAACCTTAGCTTTTGTCTCCTCCATTGTTGTTTCTTCTTGGCTTGGCCTTGCTAATCTCAATTCTACACCACCTGCACTTGCTCACAACCTGCTACAAGATGAGTTTCAGCAACAAGAACACCTTCTTGTGCACCTTTTTGAG GAAACATCACCATCTGTTGTTTTCATTAAAGACATTGAATTGAGGATGCTGGATGAGGATGAGGATGCAGATGCAAAAGTCCAAGGCACTGGTTCTGGCTTCATTTGGGATCAATTTGGTCACGTA GTTACTAATTACCATGTTGTTGCCAAACTTGCTACTGATACAAGTGGTTTACAACGTTGTAAG GTTTTCTTAGTTGATGCCAAAGGGAATAGCTTCTATAGTGAAGGCAAGATAATTGGGTTTGATCCAGCCTATGATCTTGCTGTTCTCAAG ATTGATGTTGATGGGCACGAAATCAGGCCTGTGGTTCTTGGTCAATCTAACAAGTTACATGTAGGTCAAAGTTGTTTCGCAATTGGGAATCCTTATGGATATGAAAATACTCTCACAACAGGG GTGGTGAGTGGTTTAGGGCGTGAGATACCTTCACCAAATGGAGGGGCCATTAAAGGAGCTATTCAAACTGATGCAGATATTAATGCAG GAAACTCAGGGGGACCATTGATTGACTCATACGGCCATGTTATTGGCGTAAACACAGCAACCTTCACCAGAAAAG GGAGCGGAATGTCATCAGGTGTTAACTTTGCGATTCCCATCGACACTGTTCTCAGGACTGTACCATATCTTATTGTTTATGGAACACCTTACAGTAATAGGTTTTGA
- the LOC107468085 gene encoding uncharacterized protein LOC107468085 — protein sequence MAKPYLEEDYNYDCMKHYKPKPRYYAQKQQHRKAKNLNLSFFASIFSLFIYISIFYIFNLSPYDLLNNNIFWFFMSNTLILIIAADYGAFSSSKKKQDHQIYEEYVKHSQQQEEARSYEADKQCIIISPKETVDDEKKNKKEIIINHHHHDNEITQERVLEIVAYNEPKKKKPSEKGSNNKNEKNTKPLFPLHGDEEDEKEVGIGRSYYKRSKSERGDRTKRVVIDESKNSSVRIRRSGSEGAKVEEEEEDKENDEFSKMSNEDLNRRVEEFIQKFNKQIRLQAAARNNT from the coding sequence ATGGCCAAACCATATCTTGAGGAAGATTATAATTATGATTGCATGAAACATTACAAACCAAAACCTCGTTACTATgcccaaaaacaacaacataggaaagcaaagaatttgaatttatcTTTCTTTGCTTCTATATTTTCCCTTTTCATATACATATccatcttttatattttcaaccTTTCTCCCTATGATCTATTGAACAACAATATCTTTTGGTTCTTCATGTCAAACACCTTAATCCTCATCATAGCTGCTGACTATGGAGCATTTTCTTCATCAAAAAAGAAGCAAGATCATCAAATTTATGAAGAGTATGTAAAACATAGCCAGCAGCAAGAAGAAGCAAGAAGCTATGAAGCTGATAAACAATGTATTATTATTAGTCCCAAAGAAACTGTGGATgacgagaagaagaacaagaaggaaattatcattaatcatcatcatcatgataaTGAGATTACACAAGAACGTGTGTTGGAAATTGTGGCATACAATGaaccaaagaagaagaagcctaGTGAAAAAGGCTCCAATAACAAGAATGAGAAAAACACTAAGCCTCTATTTCCATTGCATGGtgatgaagaagatgagaaagaaGTTGGTATTGGAAGGAGTTACTATAAGAGAAGTAAATCGGAGAGAGGTGATAGAACTAAGCGTGTTGTGATTGATGAGAGTAAGAACAGCAGTGTGAGGATTAGGAGGTCAGGGAGTGAAGGAGCaaaagttgaagaagaagaagaagacaaagaAAATGATGAGTTTTCTAAAATGTCAAATGAGGATCTTAATAGGAGGGTTGAAGAGTTTATTCAGAAATTCAATAAACAAATTAGACTTCAGGCAGCAGCTAGAAATAATACTTAA